A DNA window from Theobroma cacao cultivar B97-61/B2 chromosome 5, Criollo_cocoa_genome_V2, whole genome shotgun sequence contains the following coding sequences:
- the LOC18599793 gene encoding putative amidase C869.01 isoform X1, with translation MGIFLSTPKTQKFSEDGENDRVRYGLSSTQGWPATMEDASFVFCVGCQRRQDGLSTQAKRVERGNQSSSGSHSKPNHAFSIKEATVHDLQLAFERCQLTSTQLVEFYLGEIHRLNPLLRGVIEVNPDALYQADNADRERKAKAPGSLGGLHGIPVLLKDNIATKDKMSTTAGSLALLGSVVPRDAGVVTKLRKAGAIILGKASLSEWAHFRDNRAPSGWCARSGQGKNPYNLSADPCGSSSGSAISVAANMAAVSLGTETDGSILCPSSNNAIVGIKPTVGLTSRAGVIPITPRQDTVGPMCRTVADAVYVLDAIAGLDYNDKATIEASKYIPGGGYKQFLKPYGLKGKRLGLLRNIFFYFDNGSIFAEAFERHFSTLRQGGAVLVENLDESKFLAAYSSNTDFESVAMNAEFKLALNSYLKELVVSPVRSLKDIIAFNKKFSDLENTKEYGQQLFLDAEATNGIGKKEKEALLHLAKMSRDGLEKLMSENKLDALLSPFSTASPVLAKGGYPGIIVPAGHDTEGVPFGICFAGLKGSEPTLIEIAYAFEQATKIRRPPPFTP, from the exons ATGGGTATATTTCTCAGCACCCCCAAAACACAGAAATTCTCAGAAGATGGCGAGAATGACAGGGTTAGATATGGTCTATCATCCACGCAAGGATGGCCTGCAACTATGGAAGATGCT TCATTTGTCTTTTGCGTTGGTTGTCAAAGAAGACAGGATGGACTGTCAACTCAG GCTAAAAGAGTTGAACGAGGGAACCAG TCTTCCTCTGGGTCTCATTCCAAACCGAACCATGCATTCTCCATCAAAGAAGCAACTGTGCACGACCTCCAACTTGCTTTCGAGAGGTGCCAACTCACCTCAACGCAACTCGTTGAGTTCTACCTAGGAGAAATCCACAGACTCAACCCGCTCCTGAGAGGGGTCATAGAGGTAAACCCGGATGCTCTGTATCAAGCTGATAATGCGGACAGAGAGCGTAAGGCTAAAGCACCAGGGTCACTGGGTGGCCTGCATGGTATTCCTGTTCTGCTCAAGGATAACATTGCAACCAAGGATAAGATGAGCACCACGGCTGGCTCACTTGCGCTGCTAGGGTCGGTCGTACCTCGAGATGCAGGCGTGGTAACCAAATTGAGGAAAGCTGGGGCTATTATTCTCGGAAAGGCTAGCTTAAGTGAGTGGGCTCATTTCAGGGACAATAGAGCGCCCAGTGGCTGGTGTGCCCGGAGTGGCCAGGGAAAG AATCCTTATAATCTTTCAGCAGATCCATGTGGGTCAAGTAGTGGATCTGCCATATCAGTAGCAGCAAATATGGCAGCAGTGTCACTTGGGACCGAGACTGATGGCTCAATCCTTTGTCCATCTAGTAACAACGCAATAGTTGGCATCAAACCTACTGTTGGTCTTACAAGCCGAGCAGGAGTCATCCCTATTACTCCCAGACAGGACACTGTTGG ACCCATGTGCAGAACAGTAGCAGATGCTGTATACGTCCTTGATGCCATTGCAGGATTGGATTATAATGATAAAGCAACCATTGAAGCATCAAAGTACATTCCAGGTGGTGGCTACAAACAGTTTCTAAAACCTTATGGTCTCAAAGGGAAGAGATTGGGCTTATTGAGGAATATATTCTTCTATTTCGATAATGGATCTATTTTTGCTGAAGCTTTTGAGCGTCATTTCTCCACTTTAAG GCAAGGAGGTGCAGTTTTGGTAGAAAATTTGGACGAATCCAAGTTTCTGGCTGCGTATAGCTCCAACACAGACTTCGAATCTGTAGCAATGAATGCTGAGTTCAAATTGGCCTTGAATTCTTACCTAAAAGAGCTTGTGGTTTCTCCAGTGCGATCCCTAAAAGATATCATTGCATTCAACAAAAAGTTTTCAGATTTG GAAAACACAAAGGAATATGGGCAACAGCTTTTCCTCGATGCTGAAGCTACGAATGGCATAGGCAAGAAAGAGAAGGAGGCACTATTACATTTAGCAAAAATGTCAAGAGATGGACTGGAGAAATTGATGAGCGAGAACAAGCTAGACGCGTTATTGTCACCATTTTCAACAGCTTCGCCTGTTCTGGCAAAAGGTGGATATCCAGGAATTATAGTCCCCGCTGGACATGATACCGAGGGGGTGCCTTTTGGCATATGTTTTGCAGGACTAAAGGGCTCAGAGCCAACGCTGATTGAGATTGCATATGCCTTCGAGCAAGCCACTAAGATTAGGAGGCCTCCTCCGTTCACGCCTTGA
- the LOC18599793 gene encoding putative amidase C869.01 isoform X2, with amino-acid sequence MGIFLSTPKTQKFSEDGENDRVRYGLSSTQGWPATMEDAAKRVERGNQSSSGSHSKPNHAFSIKEATVHDLQLAFERCQLTSTQLVEFYLGEIHRLNPLLRGVIEVNPDALYQADNADRERKAKAPGSLGGLHGIPVLLKDNIATKDKMSTTAGSLALLGSVVPRDAGVVTKLRKAGAIILGKASLSEWAHFRDNRAPSGWCARSGQGKNPYNLSADPCGSSSGSAISVAANMAAVSLGTETDGSILCPSSNNAIVGIKPTVGLTSRAGVIPITPRQDTVGPMCRTVADAVYVLDAIAGLDYNDKATIEASKYIPGGGYKQFLKPYGLKGKRLGLLRNIFFYFDNGSIFAEAFERHFSTLRQGGAVLVENLDESKFLAAYSSNTDFESVAMNAEFKLALNSYLKELVVSPVRSLKDIIAFNKKFSDLENTKEYGQQLFLDAEATNGIGKKEKEALLHLAKMSRDGLEKLMSENKLDALLSPFSTASPVLAKGGYPGIIVPAGHDTEGVPFGICFAGLKGSEPTLIEIAYAFEQATKIRRPPPFTP; translated from the exons ATGGGTATATTTCTCAGCACCCCCAAAACACAGAAATTCTCAGAAGATGGCGAGAATGACAGGGTTAGATATGGTCTATCATCCACGCAAGGATGGCCTGCAACTATGGAAGATGCT GCTAAAAGAGTTGAACGAGGGAACCAG TCTTCCTCTGGGTCTCATTCCAAACCGAACCATGCATTCTCCATCAAAGAAGCAACTGTGCACGACCTCCAACTTGCTTTCGAGAGGTGCCAACTCACCTCAACGCAACTCGTTGAGTTCTACCTAGGAGAAATCCACAGACTCAACCCGCTCCTGAGAGGGGTCATAGAGGTAAACCCGGATGCTCTGTATCAAGCTGATAATGCGGACAGAGAGCGTAAGGCTAAAGCACCAGGGTCACTGGGTGGCCTGCATGGTATTCCTGTTCTGCTCAAGGATAACATTGCAACCAAGGATAAGATGAGCACCACGGCTGGCTCACTTGCGCTGCTAGGGTCGGTCGTACCTCGAGATGCAGGCGTGGTAACCAAATTGAGGAAAGCTGGGGCTATTATTCTCGGAAAGGCTAGCTTAAGTGAGTGGGCTCATTTCAGGGACAATAGAGCGCCCAGTGGCTGGTGTGCCCGGAGTGGCCAGGGAAAG AATCCTTATAATCTTTCAGCAGATCCATGTGGGTCAAGTAGTGGATCTGCCATATCAGTAGCAGCAAATATGGCAGCAGTGTCACTTGGGACCGAGACTGATGGCTCAATCCTTTGTCCATCTAGTAACAACGCAATAGTTGGCATCAAACCTACTGTTGGTCTTACAAGCCGAGCAGGAGTCATCCCTATTACTCCCAGACAGGACACTGTTGG ACCCATGTGCAGAACAGTAGCAGATGCTGTATACGTCCTTGATGCCATTGCAGGATTGGATTATAATGATAAAGCAACCATTGAAGCATCAAAGTACATTCCAGGTGGTGGCTACAAACAGTTTCTAAAACCTTATGGTCTCAAAGGGAAGAGATTGGGCTTATTGAGGAATATATTCTTCTATTTCGATAATGGATCTATTTTTGCTGAAGCTTTTGAGCGTCATTTCTCCACTTTAAG GCAAGGAGGTGCAGTTTTGGTAGAAAATTTGGACGAATCCAAGTTTCTGGCTGCGTATAGCTCCAACACAGACTTCGAATCTGTAGCAATGAATGCTGAGTTCAAATTGGCCTTGAATTCTTACCTAAAAGAGCTTGTGGTTTCTCCAGTGCGATCCCTAAAAGATATCATTGCATTCAACAAAAAGTTTTCAGATTTG GAAAACACAAAGGAATATGGGCAACAGCTTTTCCTCGATGCTGAAGCTACGAATGGCATAGGCAAGAAAGAGAAGGAGGCACTATTACATTTAGCAAAAATGTCAAGAGATGGACTGGAGAAATTGATGAGCGAGAACAAGCTAGACGCGTTATTGTCACCATTTTCAACAGCTTCGCCTGTTCTGGCAAAAGGTGGATATCCAGGAATTATAGTCCCCGCTGGACATGATACCGAGGGGGTGCCTTTTGGCATATGTTTTGCAGGACTAAAGGGCTCAGAGCCAACGCTGATTGAGATTGCATATGCCTTCGAGCAAGCCACTAAGATTAGGAGGCCTCCTCCGTTCACGCCTTGA
- the LOC18599793 gene encoding putative amidase C869.01 isoform X3, giving the protein MLLLSHCQSFVFCVGCQRRQDGLSTQAKRVERGNQSSSGSHSKPNHAFSIKEATVHDLQLAFERCQLTSTQLVEFYLGEIHRLNPLLRGVIEVNPDALYQADNADRERKAKAPGSLGGLHGIPVLLKDNIATKDKMSTTAGSLALLGSVVPRDAGVVTKLRKAGAIILGKASLSEWAHFRDNRAPSGWCARSGQGKNPYNLSADPCGSSSGSAISVAANMAAVSLGTETDGSILCPSSNNAIVGIKPTVGLTSRAGVIPITPRQDTVGPMCRTVADAVYVLDAIAGLDYNDKATIEASKYIPGGGYKQFLKPYGLKGKRLGLLRNIFFYFDNGSIFAEAFERHFSTLRQGGAVLVENLDESKFLAAYSSNTDFESVAMNAEFKLALNSYLKELVVSPVRSLKDIIAFNKKFSDLENTKEYGQQLFLDAEATNGIGKKEKEALLHLAKMSRDGLEKLMSENKLDALLSPFSTASPVLAKGGYPGIIVPAGHDTEGVPFGICFAGLKGSEPTLIEIAYAFEQATKIRRPPPFTP; this is encoded by the exons ATGCTGCTCTTATCACATTGCCAGTCATTTGTCTTTTGCGTTGGTTGTCAAAGAAGACAGGATGGACTGTCAACTCAG GCTAAAAGAGTTGAACGAGGGAACCAG TCTTCCTCTGGGTCTCATTCCAAACCGAACCATGCATTCTCCATCAAAGAAGCAACTGTGCACGACCTCCAACTTGCTTTCGAGAGGTGCCAACTCACCTCAACGCAACTCGTTGAGTTCTACCTAGGAGAAATCCACAGACTCAACCCGCTCCTGAGAGGGGTCATAGAGGTAAACCCGGATGCTCTGTATCAAGCTGATAATGCGGACAGAGAGCGTAAGGCTAAAGCACCAGGGTCACTGGGTGGCCTGCATGGTATTCCTGTTCTGCTCAAGGATAACATTGCAACCAAGGATAAGATGAGCACCACGGCTGGCTCACTTGCGCTGCTAGGGTCGGTCGTACCTCGAGATGCAGGCGTGGTAACCAAATTGAGGAAAGCTGGGGCTATTATTCTCGGAAAGGCTAGCTTAAGTGAGTGGGCTCATTTCAGGGACAATAGAGCGCCCAGTGGCTGGTGTGCCCGGAGTGGCCAGGGAAAG AATCCTTATAATCTTTCAGCAGATCCATGTGGGTCAAGTAGTGGATCTGCCATATCAGTAGCAGCAAATATGGCAGCAGTGTCACTTGGGACCGAGACTGATGGCTCAATCCTTTGTCCATCTAGTAACAACGCAATAGTTGGCATCAAACCTACTGTTGGTCTTACAAGCCGAGCAGGAGTCATCCCTATTACTCCCAGACAGGACACTGTTGG ACCCATGTGCAGAACAGTAGCAGATGCTGTATACGTCCTTGATGCCATTGCAGGATTGGATTATAATGATAAAGCAACCATTGAAGCATCAAAGTACATTCCAGGTGGTGGCTACAAACAGTTTCTAAAACCTTATGGTCTCAAAGGGAAGAGATTGGGCTTATTGAGGAATATATTCTTCTATTTCGATAATGGATCTATTTTTGCTGAAGCTTTTGAGCGTCATTTCTCCACTTTAAG GCAAGGAGGTGCAGTTTTGGTAGAAAATTTGGACGAATCCAAGTTTCTGGCTGCGTATAGCTCCAACACAGACTTCGAATCTGTAGCAATGAATGCTGAGTTCAAATTGGCCTTGAATTCTTACCTAAAAGAGCTTGTGGTTTCTCCAGTGCGATCCCTAAAAGATATCATTGCATTCAACAAAAAGTTTTCAGATTTG GAAAACACAAAGGAATATGGGCAACAGCTTTTCCTCGATGCTGAAGCTACGAATGGCATAGGCAAGAAAGAGAAGGAGGCACTATTACATTTAGCAAAAATGTCAAGAGATGGACTGGAGAAATTGATGAGCGAGAACAAGCTAGACGCGTTATTGTCACCATTTTCAACAGCTTCGCCTGTTCTGGCAAAAGGTGGATATCCAGGAATTATAGTCCCCGCTGGACATGATACCGAGGGGGTGCCTTTTGGCATATGTTTTGCAGGACTAAAGGGCTCAGAGCCAACGCTGATTGAGATTGCATATGCCTTCGAGCAAGCCACTAAGATTAGGAGGCCTCCTCCGTTCACGCCTTGA
- the LOC18599794 gene encoding cytosolic sulfotransferase 15, giving the protein MEAIEDSKSKLSNTQGSEESWDDEEVQELVQTLSKERNSYGNHLYFYQGFWCTSRVLRAMISFQKHFQALDNDVFLTSLPKCGTTWMKALIFTIVNRNHFELKNNPLLSLGPHQAVPYLELDLYLKNHSPDLENIPQPRIFSTHTPYASLPPSIKECSTPKIVYICRNPMDMFISYWHFTDKLRSENVDPLPLDEAFEMFCQGIHGFGPFPDHVLGYWKAKQENPNNIMFLKYEDLKKDIVFHVKKLANFLGFPFSKEEERQGDAEEIAMLCNFENLKGMEVNKSGKQPFGAPNTAFFRKGEVGDWSNYLTPSMAERLEKLVQEKLNKSDLTFKYLSSK; this is encoded by the coding sequence atggagGCAATAGAAGACTCTAAAAGCAAACTTTCAAATACCCAAGGATCGGAGGAGTCATGGGATGATGAAGAGGTTCAAGAATTGGTCCAAACCCTCTCCAAAGAGAGAAACTCGTATGGCAATCATCTTTATTTCTACCAAGGCTTTTGGTGTACATCTAGGGTGCTTAGAGCCATGATTTCTTTCCAAAAGCACTTCCAAGCACTTGATAATGATGTTTTTCTAACTAGTCTCCCGAAATGTGGCACTACTTGGATGAAGGCCTTGATTTTCACAATTGTGAACCGCAACCATTTTGAACTTAAAAACAACCCTTTGCTCAGCTTAGGCCCTCACCAAGCTGTACCCTACCTTGAGCTAGATCTTTACTTGAAAAACCATTCTCCGGATCTTGAAAACATCCCTCAGCCAAGAATTTTTTCAACCCATACGCCTTATGCTTCTTTGCCACCTTCCATTAAAGAATGTTCAACTCCTAAAATTGTGTACATTTGTAGAAATCCGATGGATATGTTCATCTCTTATTGGCATTTCACTGATAAATTACGATCTGAAAACGTGGATCCACTACCATTAGATGAAGCTTTCGAGATGTTTTGTCAAGGAATCCATGGCTTTGGACCATTTCCCGATCATGTGTTAGGGTATTGGAAGgcaaaacaagaaaatcccaataatataatgtttttaaaatatgaagaTCTTAAGAAAGACATTGTTTTTCATGTGAAAAAGTTGGCCAACTTCTTaggttttcctttttcaaaggaAGAAGAGAGACAAGGAGATGCAGAAGAAATAGCTATGCTGTGTAATTTTGAGAACCTGAAAGGGATGGAGGTTAACAAGAGTGGCAAGCAACCTTTTGGAGCTCCAAACACTGCCTTCTTCAGGAAAGGAGAGGTGGGAGATTGGAGCAATTATCTCACACCTTCTATGGCAGAGCGCTTGGAGAAGCTTGTTCAAGAAAAGTTAAATAAGTCTGatttaacatttaaatatttgtctTCCAAATAA